The Verrucomicrobiia bacterium genome has a segment encoding these proteins:
- a CDS encoding type II toxin-antitoxin system RelB/DinJ family antitoxin: protein MRTIEALLSKLYRIDRELVKKAEQVGTEIGLSSSQMISLFFAQMVKLRALPIRPSEFPVLEEYGATLADAEVAEDKALAEIQAARKAGKVFEFKGKLA, encoded by the coding sequence GTGAGGACAATCGAGGCATTACTGAGCAAGCTTTATCGAATTGATCGGGAACTGGTCAAGAAAGCCGAACAGGTAGGCACGGAGATCGGCCTGTCATCATCGCAAATGATCTCTTTGTTTTTCGCACAAATGGTCAAACTTCGTGCACTCCCGATTCGGCCATCGGAGTTTCCGGTTTTGGAAGAATATGGGGCTACGCTTGCCGATGCCGAGGTCGCCGAAGACAAGGCGCTGGCGGAAATCCAAGCCGCGCGTAAAGCCGGAAAGGTTTTTGAGTTTAAAGGCAAGCTTGCTTGA
- a CDS encoding entericidin A/B family lipoprotein — protein sequence MLKRILLTGLALAALIIGVSACHTVHGAGEDISSAGQKIQENTPP from the coding sequence ATGCTCAAACGAATTCTGCTTACAGGATTGGCTTTGGCGGCGCTGATAATCGGTGTCAGCGCGTGCCACACCGTACACGGCGCCGGTGAAGATATCTCAAGCGCCGGCCAAAAAATTCAGGAGAACACGCCCCCTTGA
- a CDS encoding lipid II flippase MurJ encodes MVIEKVQSPLPAQEIHRASFFRQSGWLMIANIGGGVLMYAVHLLNKAIPPGEYGSFGAFLAIVMLLPTMPLQMILAQQTAKALATGHRGELSGVIRLFWWVTTMVWLVGAGAVFVFQRQILASWQMNQATGLWITMPIVLLSVWLPMFWGVLQGKQSFLWLGWSMIINSAGRLGIAAVAVLVLHIYAPGMMGGVLLGILAATAIGAWQTRELWLAKPAPSDWRGLGGQVLPMLLAFFGFQILFTADTLLVKSYFNKDTVDFYVSAGTMSRALMWLVLPLATVMFPRLVHTAAKGEKSNLLGLVFVGTGVLAAAGALGLSLLGPWVVGLVYKHSYVAVTSSILPWYVSAMVPLALANVLLNDLLARPASKLGLALCVFGVAVGYLVALSHFHASLVMVLQTLGVFNLILLALCAWFSWSHKTGQSQAHEPVTTL; translated from the coding sequence ATGGTTATTGAGAAAGTCCAAAGCCCCCTGCCGGCGCAAGAGATTCACCGGGCGTCGTTTTTCCGGCAAAGCGGCTGGCTGATGATAGCGAATATCGGCGGCGGTGTGTTGATGTATGCGGTGCATCTGCTGAATAAGGCCATCCCTCCCGGGGAATACGGCAGTTTCGGCGCTTTTCTTGCCATTGTGATGTTGTTGCCCACCATGCCGCTGCAAATGATACTGGCCCAGCAGACGGCCAAAGCCCTGGCAACGGGTCACCGGGGCGAACTCTCAGGTGTGATACGCCTCTTTTGGTGGGTGACCACCATGGTCTGGCTGGTTGGAGCGGGGGCAGTTTTCGTTTTTCAGCGCCAGATTCTCGCGAGCTGGCAGATGAATCAAGCCACCGGGCTTTGGATCACCATGCCGATTGTGTTGTTGTCTGTCTGGCTTCCCATGTTTTGGGGGGTGCTGCAAGGGAAGCAGAGTTTTCTGTGGCTGGGCTGGAGCATGATTATCAACTCGGCTGGGCGCCTGGGGATAGCTGCCGTGGCGGTTCTGGTCTTGCATATCTATGCGCCGGGGATGATGGGCGGAGTTCTGCTGGGCATTTTGGCCGCCACGGCCATAGGCGCCTGGCAAACGCGCGAGCTGTGGCTGGCAAAGCCCGCCCCATCCGATTGGCGCGGCTTGGGCGGCCAGGTCCTGCCCATGCTCTTGGCATTTTTTGGGTTCCAGATTCTCTTCACGGCAGACACCTTGCTGGTGAAGAGCTATTTTAATAAAGACACTGTCGATTTCTATGTCAGCGCCGGGACGATGTCGCGCGCGTTGATGTGGCTGGTCCTTCCGTTGGCTACGGTCATGTTCCCCCGCCTGGTGCATACCGCTGCGAAAGGGGAGAAAAGCAATCTGCTGGGGCTGGTATTCGTGGGCACAGGGGTCCTGGCTGCAGCGGGTGCATTGGGCCTGAGCCTGCTGGGGCCGTGGGTGGTGGGCCTGGTGTACAAGCACAGTTATGTGGCAGTGACCTCGTCGATCCTTCCCTGGTACGTTTCGGCCATGGTGCCCCTGGCGCTGGCAAATGTGTTGCTCAACGATTTGCTGGCGCGGCCCGCATCAAAACTGGGCCTGGCCCTGTGCGTGTTTGGCGTTGCTGTTGGTTACTTGGTCGCCCTTTCCCATTTCCATGCCAGCCTGGTAATGGTCCTACAGACCTTGGGCGTCTTCAACCTCATCCTCCTCGCCCTCTGCGCCTGGTTTTCCTGGTCCCACAAGACCGGCCAATCTCAGGCTCATGAGCCTGTAACCACGCTCTGA
- a CDS encoding M20 family metallopeptidase, whose amino-acid sequence MSELVALASVNPAFLPPTHPRAGEQAIAKFIADRGAALGLEVDWLPVSPGRANVLLRLKPRSKSRQKVLLAPHLDTVNGADEQFTPRIRQGRLYGRGACDTKGSVAAMLGALFGLAQVGPRPQATEIVFSGLMDEENAQRGSRALVRSRFKADLAIVGEPTGLKAVTAHKGSLWLRIETSGRSAHGSRPELGRNAVHAMARIVDLLETEYATQLARRRHPLLGHATVSVGVISGGTQPNIVPDHCCISIDRRTLPGETEHGVLRELRGLLRKHGLAATCIGDKAAPCPPLETDARSGLVPAFLRSLGQRRPAGVYYFCDAAVLAEGGIPSVVFGPGDIAQAHTADEWVSLDQVEKARRKLTAFFRSLP is encoded by the coding sequence TTGAGCGAATTGGTAGCGTTAGCAAGCGTTAACCCGGCCTTTCTGCCCCCCACTCACCCGCGCGCGGGTGAACAAGCCATTGCCAAATTCATTGCCGACCGAGGGGCCGCTCTTGGTTTGGAAGTCGATTGGCTGCCGGTCTCGCCTGGGCGGGCCAATGTTCTGCTGCGCCTAAAACCTCGAAGCAAATCGCGCCAAAAAGTTTTACTGGCGCCTCACCTCGATACCGTCAACGGCGCCGACGAGCAATTCACTCCCCGCATTCGCCAAGGCCGGCTTTACGGCCGCGGGGCATGCGATACAAAGGGGTCTGTGGCCGCTATGCTGGGGGCGCTATTCGGCCTGGCACAGGTCGGCCCTCGACCGCAGGCGACCGAGATCGTTTTCTCAGGCTTGATGGACGAGGAGAATGCCCAGCGCGGCTCGCGAGCTTTGGTCCGAAGCCGGTTCAAAGCGGACCTGGCGATCGTTGGCGAGCCCACTGGCCTCAAAGCAGTTACTGCGCACAAGGGCAGCCTCTGGCTGCGCATCGAAACCAGCGGGCGCTCCGCCCACGGCTCACGGCCCGAGTTGGGGCGCAATGCCGTCCACGCCATGGCGCGCATTGTCGATTTGTTGGAAACGGAGTACGCCACACAATTGGCTCGGCGGCGACACCCTCTTTTGGGCCATGCTACCGTGAGTGTGGGCGTCATTTCCGGGGGCACACAGCCCAACATTGTTCCCGACCATTGCTGCATTTCTATCGATCGCCGCACATTGCCCGGTGAGACAGAACACGGCGTCCTGCGCGAACTGCGGGGGCTATTGCGCAAGCACGGCTTGGCGGCCACTTGCATCGGGGACAAAGCGGCGCCCTGCCCGCCTCTGGAAACAGATGCGCGCTCGGGCTTGGTGCCTGCCTTCTTGCGCAGCCTCGGCCAGCGGCGTCCGGCGGGGGTGTATTACTTTTGCGACGCGGCGGTGCTGGCTGAGGGCGGCATTCCGAGTGTCGTCTTTGGCCCGGGTGACATCGCCCAGGCCCACACCGCTGACGAATGGGTTTCGCTCGACCAGGTCGAGAAAGCCCGGCGAAAGTTGACCGCTTTTTTTCGCTCGCTGCCTTGA
- a CDS encoding tetratricopeptide repeat protein: MKIGSILIPVAVGLSVVYCSYWRLERVYDQTRALQGDREAQYRLGQSYLKGEGASRSYPEAIKWFRQAAEHGQPGAQTALGLLYFQGDIVPRKDSEAIKWLRKAAQQGVALAQNQLGIMCAQGRGTTRNLDEAIDWFSRAARQEFPGAQKNLRIARAAKCNFLPRVRTRDGRTYTCARVQKIEPDGITVSYVPQKGAVGVAKLKFKNLPADVQERYGYDPTAAGALSSAGQMGVVIAQQL, from the coding sequence ATGAAGATCGGCTCGATACTGATTCCGGTGGCGGTTGGATTATCGGTGGTTTATTGCTCGTATTGGCGGTTGGAGCGGGTGTATGACCAAACCCGCGCCCTCCAGGGAGACCGGGAGGCCCAATACCGGCTGGGCCAATCTTACCTTAAAGGTGAGGGCGCTTCGCGCAGCTATCCTGAAGCGATCAAATGGTTCCGCCAGGCCGCTGAACATGGCCAACCCGGGGCCCAAACGGCTCTCGGGTTGCTTTACTTTCAAGGCGATATTGTTCCCCGCAAAGATTCTGAGGCAATCAAATGGCTGCGCAAAGCCGCCCAACAGGGCGTGGCACTCGCCCAGAACCAACTGGGCATCATGTGCGCCCAGGGCCGTGGGACTACCCGCAATCTGGATGAAGCCATCGACTGGTTCAGTCGCGCTGCTCGCCAGGAGTTCCCTGGGGCCCAGAAGAATTTGAGGATTGCCAGGGCAGCAAAATGCAATTTCCTGCCCCGGGTCAGGACGCGGGATGGAAGAACCTACACCTGCGCGAGGGTTCAGAAGATTGAGCCCGACGGCATTACGGTTTCCTATGTGCCGCAAAAGGGAGCGGTGGGAGTGGCGAAACTAAAGTTCAAGAATTTGCCGGCGGATGTGCAGGAGCGCTACGGATATGACCCCACTGCCGCAGGTGCTCTTTCTTCCGCGGGCCAAATGGGTGTTGTGATTGCCCAGCAGCTTTAG
- a CDS encoding SDR family NAD(P)-dependent oxidoreductase: protein MNFLVTGGAGFIGSHVCERLLLDGHSVWALDNLDPFYDPQLKSRNIRQIQALAKPFEFVLGDVTDRATLDELFSSVRFDQIIHLAARAGVRPSLEAPAAYQRVNVEGTTHLLEAARSHGVKKLVLASSSSVYGVNAKVPFAESDPIFHPISPYAASKLACEALGHVYHHVYGLDVVMLRFFTVYGPRQRPDLAIHKFARLMREGRPIPVFGDGSTARDYTFISDILDGLMACTRQEFGYEVLNLGESQTVKLNRLIELLEEALGTRAILERQPLQPGDVPLTCADISKARKRLEYTPRIGIEQGIPRFIEWFKQT from the coding sequence ATGAATTTCCTCGTTACCGGCGGCGCTGGGTTTATCGGCTCGCATGTCTGCGAGCGCCTGCTGCTCGATGGCCACTCGGTTTGGGCGTTGGACAACCTGGACCCCTTTTACGATCCACAACTCAAAAGCCGCAACATCCGGCAAATCCAGGCGCTTGCCAAACCGTTCGAGTTTGTCCTGGGGGATGTGACGGACCGGGCAACACTCGATGAGCTTTTCAGCAGCGTTCGCTTCGATCAAATCATTCATTTGGCGGCGCGCGCGGGAGTACGCCCAAGCCTGGAGGCCCCCGCGGCTTATCAGCGCGTCAATGTCGAGGGCACAACCCATTTGCTCGAAGCGGCCCGCTCGCATGGCGTCAAAAAGCTTGTCCTTGCTTCGTCATCCTCCGTTTACGGGGTGAACGCAAAGGTCCCTTTCGCCGAGAGCGACCCGATTTTTCATCCCATTTCCCCTTATGCGGCCAGCAAGCTGGCCTGTGAGGCCCTAGGGCATGTGTATCATCATGTATATGGGCTGGACGTAGTGATGTTGCGCTTTTTTACGGTGTATGGCCCGCGGCAGCGCCCCGACCTGGCTATTCACAAATTCGCCCGCCTCATGCGCGAGGGCAGACCTATCCCAGTTTTTGGAGACGGCTCGACTGCCCGGGATTATACCTTCATCAGCGATATCCTGGACGGGCTGATGGCTTGCACAAGGCAGGAATTCGGTTATGAGGTATTGAACCTAGGCGAATCGCAAACCGTGAAGCTCAATCGACTCATTGAATTACTGGAAGAGGCGCTGGGCACCAGGGCCATTTTGGAGCGGCAGCCGCTTCAGCCTGGGGACGTGCCACTAACCTGCGCCGATATTTCCAAAGCCCGCAAAAGACTTGAATATACTCCCCGTATTGGTATCGAGCAGGGCATTCCGAGGTTCATTGAATGGTTCAAACAGACCTGA
- the grpE gene encoding nucleotide exchange factor GrpE has translation MHDPTPLKAAKWPFFAGDLLLLGTAYWISTSSKTPVETTSVALATLCVAFGAALAVVPFILEYRALAKMVEAGALTTVIEQIQKLETVASQISSATGSWQNVQDAADKTTLDAKAIAERIGAEAKAFKEFMQRINDSERATLRLEVEKLRRAEGDWLQVLVRMLDHVYALHNGALRSGQPNLIEQLGQFQNACREAARRVGLTPFLAVASEPFDAQRHQLVDGNGAPEPGALVAETVATGYTFQGRLLRQAIVRLTNGGVASTQPANSPVNEPNEQDQLPLSGQN, from the coding sequence ATGCATGATCCGACGCCACTCAAGGCGGCCAAATGGCCATTTTTTGCAGGCGACCTTTTGTTGCTTGGCACGGCTTATTGGATTTCAACTTCGAGCAAGACGCCGGTGGAGACCACCTCGGTGGCCCTGGCAACCCTTTGTGTTGCTTTTGGGGCAGCACTTGCTGTTGTGCCCTTTATCCTTGAATACCGGGCGCTGGCCAAGATGGTGGAGGCCGGCGCGCTGACGACCGTAATCGAACAGATTCAAAAGCTCGAAACGGTGGCCTCCCAAATCAGCAGCGCAACGGGGAGTTGGCAGAATGTGCAGGACGCTGCTGACAAAACGACCCTCGACGCCAAGGCCATTGCGGAACGAATCGGAGCGGAGGCGAAGGCATTCAAGGAATTCATGCAACGTATCAACGACAGCGAGCGAGCTACCTTGCGGCTGGAGGTTGAAAAGCTGCGTCGCGCGGAAGGGGATTGGCTCCAGGTGCTGGTTCGGATGCTCGATCACGTGTATGCCTTGCACAACGGCGCCCTGCGGTCCGGCCAGCCCAACCTCATCGAGCAACTCGGCCAATTCCAGAATGCCTGCCGCGAGGCCGCCCGGCGCGTGGGCCTCACGCCTTTTCTGGCCGTTGCTTCCGAACCATTCGACGCCCAGCGCCATCAGCTTGTGGATGGCAACGGCGCCCCTGAGCCCGGGGCGCTGGTTGCTGAAACCGTCGCCACCGGCTACACGTTTCAAGGACGGCTCCTGCGCCAGGCCATCGTCCGGCTCACAAACGGCGGCGTTGCTTCCACGCAACCCGCCAACAGTCCCGTGAACGAACCCAACGAACAAGATCAGTTGCCTCTGAGCGGCCAAAACTGA
- a CDS encoding host attachment protein, which translates to MKNTLLVVADLGGFKAFKLENNQLNRAPRLEFLEEFDNKAAHGRLVDRVTDLAGRFPRRTGTSAGCAMSDGERHNIELESRRRLVRQLAQRLNTLARGQEIERCFLAASREINHQLIDELDPAVRAKIAKNVPADLTKLERTDILSHF; encoded by the coding sequence ATGAAGAACACATTGCTTGTTGTAGCTGACTTGGGAGGGTTCAAAGCCTTTAAACTCGAAAATAATCAACTCAACCGCGCGCCGCGCCTGGAATTCCTCGAGGAATTCGATAACAAGGCCGCCCATGGGCGTTTAGTGGACCGGGTCACTGATTTGGCCGGGCGTTTCCCGCGCCGGACGGGGACCAGCGCCGGCTGCGCGATGTCGGATGGCGAACGGCACAACATTGAGCTGGAATCGCGCAGACGACTGGTTCGCCAACTGGCCCAGCGTCTCAACACCCTGGCCCGCGGGCAGGAAATTGAGCGCTGTTTCCTGGCCGCCAGCAGGGAAATCAATCATCAGCTCATCGACGAGCTTGACCCTGCGGTGCGCGCAAAAATAGCCAAAAATGTGCCTGCGGACCTGACGAAATTGGAGCGAACCGACATCCTAAGCCATTTCTAG
- a CDS encoding GreA/GreB family elongation factor, whose amino-acid sequence MKEEFEKMATAGKLDRHHIEALVQLTNSGFCMHRSWGFGRIKTVDTVFARFTIDFPNKAGHTMDLAFAAESLKPISKDHILARKAADLEGLRQMAATNHLELVKLVLNSYGGKATADQIQQVLVPDIIRDDWKKWWEAAKRELKKDGHFQVPVKKSDPIIYQVKEVSLQERLVQEFRDAKGLKARIAVAGEVLKNAEDLSDKKVVATEVISAFNNEIPSYQRTQPAVALEAIFLRDDIRANAAVDPTPGELDATAIWSQDMKLGALMEQLPAAKHRRSLDSFKAANPEHWPQVLENTLNSVSAKLCREFAGLLIHEGKMDQLKETLARLISQHTASSELLLWLAKDRNDSFADILGPEVFRAMLTAMERDQFNERRSNRLRDFILDDQELLVELIGSADLEIIKDLTRALQLSPSFDDMDKRSLLARIVKSYPAIQSLISGEQTKQESHLVVSWESLERRKNEYHELVEKKIPANSKEIAIARSYGDLRENHEYKAAKEMQKLLMKQKAELETQLVRARGTDFANPRTDVASIGTIVRATDLEANQPELFTILGAWDSDPDKGVVSYLSPMAQALLNHKIGDEVEFEVHGVQHHHRIDSIEVYKPTV is encoded by the coding sequence ATGAAAGAAGAATTCGAGAAAATGGCGACAGCAGGCAAGCTGGATCGCCACCATATCGAAGCGTTGGTGCAACTGACCAATAGCGGCTTTTGCATGCACCGGAGCTGGGGGTTTGGCAGGATCAAGACCGTCGATACTGTTTTTGCTCGATTCACCATCGACTTTCCCAACAAGGCAGGCCACACTATGGACCTGGCCTTCGCCGCCGAATCCCTCAAGCCCATTTCCAAGGACCACATCCTGGCCCGCAAGGCCGCCGATTTGGAGGGACTGCGCCAGATGGCCGCCACCAACCATCTGGAATTGGTCAAGCTCGTCCTCAACAGCTACGGTGGCAAAGCCACCGCCGACCAAATCCAGCAGGTGCTGGTGCCGGATATTATTCGCGATGACTGGAAGAAATGGTGGGAGGCTGCCAAAAGGGAATTGAAAAAGGACGGACACTTTCAAGTGCCGGTTAAAAAGAGCGACCCGATTATTTATCAGGTAAAGGAAGTCTCATTACAGGAACGATTGGTGCAGGAATTCCGCGACGCCAAAGGGCTCAAGGCCCGTATTGCCGTGGCTGGCGAGGTACTGAAGAACGCCGAGGATTTGTCGGATAAGAAAGTTGTTGCTACCGAGGTTATCTCGGCCTTCAATAACGAAATCCCCAGCTACCAGCGCACCCAGCCGGCGGTTGCCCTCGAGGCCATTTTCTTGCGGGATGATATTCGCGCCAACGCCGCCGTGGACCCCACCCCGGGCGAGCTGGATGCAACGGCCATCTGGTCACAGGACATGAAGCTGGGCGCCTTGATGGAGCAATTGCCTGCCGCCAAACATCGGCGGTCGCTCGATTCCTTCAAAGCTGCCAATCCCGAGCATTGGCCCCAGGTGCTGGAGAACACGCTCAATTCGGTTTCGGCCAAACTCTGCCGTGAATTTGCCGGCTTGCTCATCCATGAAGGCAAGATGGACCAGCTCAAGGAGACCCTGGCCCGGCTCATAAGCCAGCACACCGCCAGCAGCGAACTGCTGCTCTGGCTGGCCAAAGACCGCAACGATTCCTTCGCCGATATCCTGGGGCCGGAGGTCTTCCGCGCCATGCTGACGGCCATGGAACGAGACCAGTTCAACGAGCGGCGCTCGAACCGCTTGCGCGATTTTATCCTCGACGACCAGGAACTACTCGTCGAACTCATCGGGTCGGCTGACCTGGAAATCATCAAGGACCTCACTCGGGCCTTGCAGCTCTCTCCGTCGTTTGATGACATGGATAAACGTTCGCTCCTGGCGCGTATCGTCAAGAGCTACCCGGCCATCCAGTCGCTCATTTCCGGCGAGCAAACCAAGCAGGAATCACACTTGGTCGTCTCCTGGGAGAGCCTCGAACGGCGCAAAAACGAGTATCACGAACTGGTCGAGAAGAAGATTCCCGCCAATTCCAAGGAAATCGCCATTGCCCGCAGCTACGGGGACCTGCGTGAGAACCACGAATACAAAGCCGCCAAGGAGATGCAAAAGCTCCTGATGAAGCAAAAGGCCGAGCTCGAGACACAGCTTGTTCGAGCGCGCGGGACGGATTTTGCCAACCCGCGCACGGATGTGGCAAGCATCGGGACGATCGTCCGCGCTACCGATCTGGAGGCCAATCAGCCTGAACTCTTCACCATTCTGGGCGCGTGGGATTCAGACCCGGATAAAGGGGTCGTGAGCTATCTATCCCCCATGGCCCAAGCGCTGCTCAATCACAAGATCGGCGATGAGGTCGAGTTCGAGGTTCACGGAGTCCAGCATCATCACCGGATCGACTCGATCGAGGTCTATAAGCCAACCGTCTAG
- a CDS encoding transcription antitermination factor NusB, which yields MSGEKPREIAARVLGRRGGAEFIEALLDRALAKAGLTGPDRRLCQELVYGVVRWQATLDWLIARKTGARTQKPALQDLLQLGLYQVFWLESIPNHAAVHETVEMAKRAGFGPQAGFINAVLRGYLREFEPTRQLLADLKVTQPHLGYSHPEWLVKRWQQRWGAEQTGQLMTWNNTPPKTFARVNTLKADAGKLVAQWREEGVEYDFVRADWLEENLVFELKSHPPLARLPSFQQGFFYIQDPSTLLAVDVLQPRPGEAVLDMCAAPGGKLTHIAQQMRNEGRLVAHDISRERIGLIEENCARLGVKQVETVCSGPQTTPKGAFTKPGLPYPQHRKSNLYLDGPQGPMDLNPDDCPPQSQISLPGEGQLGLAAAGLSRKGLGPSPQFDRVLVDAPCSNTGVMRRRVDLRWRIRPEEITRLKRAQIGLLRQAAPLLKPGGTLIYSTCSLEPEENEEVVAEFLAENRGFQMNLARALWPVRDRVDGAYVARIVGPVAGSFSVP from the coding sequence GTGAGCGGGGAAAAACCAAGAGAAATTGCGGCTCGGGTCCTGGGGCGCCGGGGTGGGGCAGAGTTCATCGAGGCCCTACTGGATAGGGCGCTGGCGAAGGCGGGACTGACTGGGCCAGACCGCAGGCTCTGCCAGGAACTGGTTTATGGCGTGGTCCGCTGGCAGGCGACGCTCGATTGGCTGATAGCCCGTAAAACGGGCGCCCGCACCCAAAAGCCTGCCCTTCAGGACCTCCTCCAGTTGGGGCTCTACCAGGTCTTTTGGCTTGAGAGCATTCCCAACCATGCGGCTGTACATGAAACCGTCGAGATGGCCAAACGCGCCGGATTCGGTCCCCAAGCCGGGTTTATCAACGCGGTGCTTCGGGGGTACCTGCGCGAGTTTGAGCCAACCAGGCAACTGCTGGCAGACCTCAAAGTCACTCAGCCGCATCTGGGCTATTCCCATCCGGAATGGCTGGTAAAGCGTTGGCAACAACGATGGGGCGCCGAACAAACGGGACAATTGATGACCTGGAATAATACACCGCCCAAGACATTCGCCCGCGTTAACACTCTGAAAGCTGACGCCGGCAAGCTGGTGGCCCAATGGCGGGAAGAAGGGGTCGAGTACGATTTCGTGCGCGCCGATTGGCTCGAAGAGAACCTGGTCTTCGAGTTAAAATCCCACCCGCCCCTGGCGCGGCTGCCCAGTTTTCAACAGGGATTCTTTTATATCCAGGACCCCAGCACGTTGCTGGCTGTGGATGTGTTGCAGCCTCGCCCAGGCGAAGCGGTGCTGGACATGTGCGCAGCCCCGGGAGGCAAGTTGACGCACATCGCGCAACAGATGCGTAATGAAGGCCGCCTTGTCGCTCATGATATTTCACGGGAGCGCATCGGCTTAATCGAGGAGAATTGTGCGCGGCTTGGCGTCAAGCAGGTCGAGACAGTCTGCTCGGGGCCTCAAACCACGCCGAAGGGCGCGTTTACTAAACCGGGCTTGCCCTATCCGCAGCATCGCAAGAGCAACCTGTACCTGGACGGTCCTCAGGGCCCGATGGACCTGAATCCGGACGATTGCCCGCCCCAAAGCCAGATCTCGTTGCCTGGTGAAGGGCAACTGGGTTTGGCGGCAGCAGGCCTTTCACGCAAGGGCTTAGGCCCAAGTCCGCAATTCGACCGGGTCCTGGTGGATGCTCCGTGCTCAAATACCGGCGTGATGCGCCGGCGTGTGGACCTGCGCTGGCGAATCCGGCCAGAGGAAATCACACGGCTAAAGCGGGCGCAGATTGGGTTATTGCGCCAGGCAGCGCCGCTTCTGAAGCCCGGGGGGACCCTGATTTATAGCACGTGCAGCCTCGAACCGGAGGAAAATGAGGAGGTGGTCGCGGAGTTTTTAGCCGAGAACCGCGGTTTTCAAATGAACTTAGCCCGTGCGCTCTGGCCCGTCAGGGACCGTGTGGACGGGGCGTATGTGGCAAGAATAGTTGGGCCGGTTGCCGGCTCTTTTTCCGTGCCATAG
- the queG gene encoding tRNA epoxyqueuosine(34) reductase QueG: MKSGLRQRARELGFDDCRVTTAHPPESAARLQSWLSQERHGEMLYLERNAAKRFDPQKVLPGARSIITLAASYASPAMVSNGSPSHGSPSKGAGSGISAHLPAGVVARYARYADYHQVLRKPLRALTEFLNDLGGPRTRSLWYVDTGPVLERDYAQRAGLGFIGKHTNLISRRLGNWIFLAEILTTLELEPDAPERNHCGSCTRCMSACPTAAITAPFRLDARRCISYLTIELKGPIPIELRPAIGNRIYGCDDCLAACPWNRFAHQGHLMRASAQVGLERPNLLELLALDEAGFKKRFGATPIARARRRGLQRNVCVALGNTGDASALPALQQAANDQEPLIAEHAHWAIEQIRSRPGP; this comes from the coding sequence ATGAAAAGCGGTCTTCGGCAGCGCGCACGGGAGTTGGGGTTCGATGATTGCCGGGTCACCACGGCGCACCCGCCCGAGTCTGCGGCCAGATTGCAAAGCTGGTTATCCCAAGAGCGCCATGGCGAGATGCTTTACCTCGAACGCAATGCCGCAAAGCGGTTCGATCCGCAAAAAGTCCTGCCCGGAGCCAGGAGCATCATCACTTTGGCAGCCTCTTACGCTTCGCCCGCGATGGTAAGCAACGGGAGTCCATCCCACGGTTCTCCCAGTAAGGGAGCAGGCTCAGGGATAAGTGCGCACCTGCCTGCGGGCGTGGTGGCGCGCTACGCGCGTTATGCCGATTACCACCAGGTGCTGCGCAAACCGCTTCGGGCCCTCACTGAATTCCTCAATGACCTCGGTGGACCGCGCACGCGCTCGTTATGGTATGTGGATACCGGCCCGGTGTTGGAACGGGACTACGCCCAGCGCGCCGGCCTGGGTTTTATCGGCAAGCACACCAACCTCATCAGCCGCCGGCTTGGGAACTGGATTTTTCTCGCTGAAATCCTCACCACGCTTGAACTCGAACCGGACGCGCCCGAGAGAAACCACTGCGGCTCCTGCACGCGTTGCATGAGCGCCTGCCCTACTGCGGCCATAACAGCCCCATTCCGATTGGATGCCCGCCGCTGCATCTCCTATCTGACAATCGAATTGAAGGGGCCAATCCCCATCGAGTTGCGCCCGGCGATCGGCAACCGGATTTATGGTTGCGACGATTGTCTCGCCGCTTGTCCCTGGAACCGATTTGCGCATCAAGGCCATTTGATGCGCGCGTCTGCGCAAGTCGGTCTCGAGCGGCCGAACCTGTTGGAGTTGCTGGCGCTGGATGAGGCCGGTTTCAAAAAACGTTTTGGCGCCACTCCCATCGCTCGCGCGCGCCGGCGCGGTTTGCAGAGAAATGTTTGTGTGGCGCTGGGCAATACGGGCGACGCGAGCGCCCTTCCCGCGTTGCAGCAGGCGGCGAATGACCAGGAGCCGCTTATCGCCGAACACGCCCACTGGGCAATAGAACAAATCCGCTCTCGCCCTGGTCCGTAG